The Verrucomicrobiia bacterium genome includes a window with the following:
- the secG gene encoding preprotein translocase subunit SecG, which yields MLPLQIAHVIVTFLLAASILLQQRGTGLGDAFGAGSEVFTSRRGAEKILYYLSIVFAISFVVLAILQLVLAKQA from the coding sequence ATGCTTCCCCTACAGATTGCCCACGTTATTGTTACGTTCTTACTCGCTGCCAGCATCTTGCTTCAGCAGCGTGGTACCGGTCTTGGTGACGCATTTGGTGCGGGTTCAGAAGTCTTTACCAGCCGCCGTGGCGCGGAGAAGATCCTCTACTACCTATCCATCGTCTTTGCGATCAGTTTCGTAGTCCTTGCCATTCTTCAGCTGGTACTCGCTAAACAGGCATAG